The sequence below is a genomic window from Rhizobium sp. NXC14.
TTTGCCGCCTACGCCAACGACCTGCAGTATTTTGCGGCCCACGGCGACCAGTATCCCTACTTCGCCAATATCGGCACGATCTCGTTCGAACTGTCGAACCCTTACGTCGTCGCCGGCCTGCTTTTCGGCGGCTTGATTCCCTATCTGTTCGGCGGCATCGCGATGACAGCCGTCGGCCGCGCCGCCGGTTCGATCGTCGAGGAGGTTCGCCGGCAGTTCAAGATGAAGCCCGGTATCATGCAAGGCACGGAAAAACCGGATTACGGCAAGGCCGTCGACCTGCTGACCAAGGCCGCCATCCGCGAGATGATCGTGCCTTCGCTGCTGCCGGTGCTCGCTCCCGTCGTCGTCTATTTCGGCGTGCTTCTGATTTCCGGCTCCAAGGCCTCGGCCTTTGCCGCCCTCGGCGCATCGCTGCTCGGCGTCATCATCAACGGCCTCTTCGTCGCCATCTCGATGACCTCGGGCGGCGGCGCCTGGGACAATGCCAAGAAGAGCTTCGAGGACGGGTTCGTCGACAAGGATGGCGTGCGTCACATGAAGGGCTCGGATGCGCACAAGGCCTCCGTTACCGGCGATACCGTCGGTGATCCCTACAAGGATACCGCCGGCCCCGCCGTCAACCCGGCGATCAAGATCACCAACATTGTTGCGCTGCTGTTGCTTGCCGTTCTCGCGGGCTGATGCAGATTGCAAAAGCGCTGCAGGCTGCCGTGGCGCTGAAAATACACCCATTGAAAAACCCGCCGGATCGCTCCGGCGGGTTTTTCATTGAAAGCGTGTCGATCAGCGCAGGCTGCTCGGATTTTGTGGCGTGCCACCGGCGCCGCCGCCGAACAGGCTGCGGGCAGCACTTGCTGCGCTGCCGCCGGAGAGCATCTGCTGCAGGAAGGTGAGTTCTTTGCCGCCGGTCGGCGTGACCCGCGAGATCGTATCGAAGACCTTGCCGTCCTGCAGTGTGTAATTGGCACGGCGGGTGACGACGCCGTTCTTGTCGAAATAAATGGCCAGAACGGTCTGGTCGACGACCTTCAGCTTCTGGAAGGCGACGGCGCGCGTGCGCCGCTGCGAAATATAATAGAAGACCTCACCGTCAAAGGTCGCCGTCGTCGATGGCGTGCCGAGCGAAAGCAGGACCTGTTCGCGGCTGGAACCTTCCGGAACGAGATTGAGCGACTGTTGATCGACGACATAGCCGCCGTTGAGCACTGTGCCGGTCTGGCAGCCTGAAAGAACTGATGTGGAGGCGATTATGAAGGCAATGGCCGCGCTGCTGAAGAGTTTCATGTCAGACTTGAAATACCGTTTCTTCAACGACATCTACTCCCTTGGGTGTCGATAGCAGCCATTTTGGGCCTTGCACGCTTTCCTCCTGCAAAACCATTGTGGCCATTCCGGGTCGAGTTTCCCGAATTCGCTTCGCTGGCGCCTCGAAGGCGTCGTCCTGGAGCTGGCCACGAACGGCATTGCAATTCGCGCCTGCTTCGGTAAACCAGCTTTCGAAATCATGCAACAAGGCCGGACGCCAGCCGGCGTGAAGAATGAGGCATTTCCGGAAAAAACAATGATCCTCGGGCTCTTCCGCAAGAAAAACAACAATCAGATGATCGTCGACAGGCAATATGCAGCGCTGACCGCAGCCGCGCGCATGCCCGATCTCTACGAGCGGCTCAATGTACCGGATACCGTCATGGGCCGCTTCGAAATGCTGTCGATCGTAATGATTCTGTTTTTTCGCCGCACGCGCGCCTCGGCCGTCAGTGGCCAGGAGATTGCCCAGGAGATCGTCGATGCCTTCTTTCAGGACATCGACTATTCGATCCGCGAGCTCGGCATCGGCGACAACAGCGTGCCGAAACGCATGAAGAAGCTCGCCGGCATGTTCTACGGAAGGCTCGAAACCTATTCGAAGGCGATGGACGCCGGCGATGCCGAAGCGCTGGCGCTTGCATTAACGCGCAATATCTATCCGGAAACCGAGACGCCGGCCAATATGTCCGGCCTGGCCAACTGGATGATCGCCGCAGAATCACATCTGTCTGCCGTTCCGGAAGAGCTGATCGCCAGCGGTTCGGCAACGCTGCCGCGGGTCGCCTGAAGGAGGAAACGATGAAGAACGATCGGGACGATGTTCCCTTCTCCTATCACGTCAAGGTCGGCCACATCTCGGCCAATCCCGTCGAGGTTCATATCGAGGCCGATGCCAGCGAGTTGAAGGCGCTTGCCGGGGCCTGGAGCGTCGTCTCCGTCGACGATCTCAGCGCCGATCTGCAGATCGCCCGCTGGAAACGCGACGGCGTCCGCATCAAGGGCCGCGTCCAGGCGAAGATCGTCCAGTCCTGCGTCGTGACGCTGGAACCGGTCGAAGCCGTGATCGACGAAAGTTTCGAGCAGATTTTCGTGCCTGAGGGTTCCAAGCTTGCACGCCAGCCCGGCAACGACGCCGGCGAGATGCTGCTCGATCCCGATGGTCCCGATCTGCCCGAGACCTTTGTCGGCGACACCATCGATGCCGGCGAGGTGGTTGCCGAATTCGCCGCTCTCGCGATCGATCCCTATCCCCGCAAGCAGGGTGTCGAGTTCAAGGGCCATATCGAGGATAGCGGCGAAAACGACAAAAAACCCTCCGCTTTCGCGGTCCTCAAGGACTGGAAAAAGGACTGAAGCACCTCTGGCATTTGACATAATTCAGTTGTATGCGACGCCAAAACCGGTATTTTGGCCGAAATTTCGCGCCTCGGCGAAAAGAAGGATCAGGGACGCGTGATCAGAATATCTCTCGACCTCATGGGTGGCGACTTTGGTCCCCAGGTTGTCATCCCCGGCGCCGCAAAGGCACTGGACCGGCATCCGGATATTTCCTTCGTTTTCTACGGTCTTAAAGAACAGTGCGATCCCTTTCTCGCCAAGTTCCCGAAACTCAAGGAAAAATCGGTCTTTCACGACTGTGAGCTTGCTGTCAGCATGGAAGAGAAGCCGAGCCAGGCGCTGCGCCGCGGCCGCTATGTCTCGACCATGTGGCGCTCGATCGAGGCGGTGAAGACGGGCGATGCCGATGTCGCTGTCTCTGCCGGCAACACCGGCGCACTGATGGCGATGGCGAAATTCTGTCTTCGCACGATGGCCAATATCGAGCGCCCGGCGATCGCGGCGATCTGGCCGACGCTGAAGGGGGAGAGCATCGTGCTCGATGTCGGTGCGACGATCGGCGCCGATGCGCAGCAACTGATGGATTTTGCGCTGATGGGCGGCGCCATGGCGCGCGCGCTTTTCGAGATCGAACGCCCGACGATCGGCCTTCTGAACGTCGGTGTCGAGGAGGTGAAAGGCCAGGAAGAGGTCAAGGAGGCCGGCCGCCTGTTGCGCGAGGCGAATATCGATTCGCTCGAATATTCCGGCTTCGTCGAGGGCAACGATCTCGGCAAGGGCACGGTCGACGTTGTCGTCACCGAAGGCTTCTCCGGCAACATCGCGCTCAAGACCGCCGAAGGTACCGCCAAGCAGATCGCCGAATATCTGCGTGCCGCCATGTCCCGCACGTTGCTCGCCCGTATCGGCTATCTCTTCGCCAAGAGCGCCTTCGATATGCTGCGCGAGAAGCTCGATCCGAGCAAGGTCAATGGCGGAGTGTTTCTCGGGCTGAACGGCATCGTCATCAAGAGCCATGGCGGCGCCAACGCCGAAGGCATCGCTGCTGCCATCGAGGTCGGTTACGACATGGCTAAGAACGGCCTCAATCAGAAAATAGAAAACGATCTTAAGAAATATCATGCCAAGCGGCTGCCTCCCATAGGCCCGGAAGCGGCATGAGCTATGGGGTTCAATCGAATATGATCCGTTCAGTGGTTCGCGGATTCGGAGCCGCACTTCCGAAGCGCGTGATGACCAATCGTGATATGGAGGCCATCGTCGATACGTCGGACGAATGGATCGTCCAGCGCACCGGCATCCGCCAGCGTTACGTAGCCGGCGACGACGAGACGACGGCCTCGCTTGGCGAAGCCGCCGCGCGTGCGGCCCTTGCCAATGGCGACCTGACGCCCGCCGATATCGATCTTATCATCTGTGCCACCTCGACGCCGGACAACACCTTTCCGGCAACCTCGGTCAACATCCAGAACCGTCTCGGCATGAGCCACGGTTTTGCCTTCGACGTCCAGGCCGTCTGCACCGGCTTCGTCTATGCGGTCACGACCGCGGACGCCTATATCCGCGGCGGCCTTGCAAAGCGCGTTCTGGTCATCGGTGCAGAGACTTTTTCGCGCATTCTAGACTGGAACGATCGCACCACCTGCGTGCTTTTCGGCGATGGCGCCGGCGCGATCGTGCTCGAGGCGGCAGAAGGCGAGGGCACGTCTGCCGATCGCGGTGTGCTGACCGCGCATCTGCGCTCCGACGGTTCGCACAAGGACAAGCTTTATGTCGATGGCGGACCGTCGACGACGGGCAGCGTCGGCAAGCTGCGCATGGAAGGCCGCGAGGTCTTCAAATATGCAGTCGGCATGATCACCGATGTCATTCAGGCCGCTTTCGATTCGACTGGGACAACTGCCGAAGACCTCGACTGGCTGGTGCCGCACCAGGCCAATCGACGCATCATCGACGGTTCGGCGAAGAAGCTGAACATCGATGCGGACAAGGTCGTCGTCACCGTCGATCTGCACGGCAATACCTCAGCCGCCTCGATCCCGCTCGCGCTTGCGACCGCTGCCGGCGACGGCCGCATCAAAAAGGGCGACCTCGTGATGCTCGAAGCGATGGGCGGCGGCTTCACCTGGGGCGCTGTTCTGCTCCGCTGGTAAGCAGGAATCCTAAAAAACTGGCGGCGAACAAGAGCTTGACCGTGAGGCGCAAGACAAATACTCTTCGTTCGCTTTCAAAAAATATTTTGTAATGGGCGGGGAAACCATGACCGGAAAAACAGTGACGCGAGCAGACCTGGCGGAATCCGTTTTCCGCAAGGTCGGTCTTTCCCGGACCGAATCCGCTGAACTTGTGGAAACCGTCATCGACGAAATCTGCAACGCCATTGTGCGGGGCGAAACCGTCAAGCTTTCCTCCTTCGCCACCTTCCAGGTTCGCGATAAGAACGAGCGGATCGGCCGCAATCCGAAAACCGGCGAGGAGGTTCCGATCTCTCCGCGCCGGGTGATGACCTTCAAGGCTTCGAACGTGCTGAAGACGCGCATCCTCAAAGCGCATGTCGCCCGCAAGATCAAGCTGAAGCCGCAGAATCCGGCTCTCTGAGATCGGACTTCCTCTTCCTGGTGCAGTGTTTTTTCTCGCGCTGATCGATCCCCTGTGCGCAACGTCGAGACATGACTTGAATTGTCGACGCCAAACCTTTGAAATATGGTGAGTCGCAGTTGGATTGAGCCTGTGAGGTTGCGTAGCACATGACGTTGGACAAGAGCCCCGATGCCTTTCGCACCATCAGCGAAGTCGCAGACGATCTTGATCTGCCGCAGCATGTGCTGCGCTTTTGGGAGACACGGTTTCCCCAGATAAAGCCGATGAAGCGCGGCGGCGGCCGTCGCTACTACCGGCCGGAGGACGTCGACCTCCTCAAGGGCATCCGGCATTTGCTCTATGATCACGGCTATACGATCAAGGGCGTGCAGAAGCTTCTGAAGACCAACGGCAACAAGTTCGTCATCTCCGTTGGCCACGGCGATCTCGCCAGTGTCGAGGCGCTTGCCTCGGGTGCGCAGGAGGCGGGCGCCGGGGAACCGCGTGTGGGCATGGCGGAGGAGGATCAGATTGTCGGCCGTGCCAAGCCGCCGATCACCCGCCGGTTCTTCAATTTCGTCGCCGGAGACGACGAGCAGCCGGAAGTCTCGATCGGCAAATCGAGCGTCGGCAAGGAAGATAGGGCGCTGCTTCAGGAGGCTCTCTACGACCTCCTGGAATGCAAGCGTCTGCTCGATCAGGTGCGCTGATTAGGTTCCGCAAAGCTGCTTCATCGCCTGTTCGAGCTCACTGAGCTGGAACGGCTTTCGCAGCACCGGGAGCGCGCTAGGGCTGCTGCCTTCCGGGGCGCTGCCATATCCCGTTGCGTAGAGATAGGGCTTGCCGCGTTCGTCGAGCAGCTTTGCGACCGGCAGCGAGCTACGGCCGGCGAGGGAGACGTCGAGGATTGCAGCGTCGAACTCCGCGTCCCTGGCGGCTGCGAGCGCCCGTTCCAGATCCGGCGCGCTCGCACGAACCTGATAGCCGAGATCGCTCAGCATGTCCTCGAGCAACATGGCGATCAGCGCATCGTCCTCGACAATGAATATGTCTTTCATGATCCCGTCCCCCCATTCCCCTGCCGGGGCACGAAGATTTATGTGGACCGCTCGCGAAGCGCGTCAAGACGCCACGCGCAGTGGTGGAAAACTTGTCGCGCAAAACAGTGCAGCCGTTTTGAGACGCCGATATGTGTAAACATAAAAATCCTAGGTGCGGCAAGCGAATCTGAAAGATCGCGCCGCGCTTTGGAAACAGCATATTGCCCGGCGAAATTCGATGTGCAAAAGCTGGGATGCCGTTTCCGCGACGGCCGAGAAGGGGTGTGGAATGGATTTGTTGAGTGCCACGGATTGGCTGCGTCACAGGCCGGGCTATACCTATCCGCTGGCCGTTGCCTTCGTCGGTCTGACCTTTCTTCTAAGACTTGCCGCCAGTGATTACCTCTCCGGATTTCCTTTCCTGAGCTTCCTTCCGGCGATCCTGCTCGCAAGTTTCATAGGCGGCGCCGGGCCTGGCTTCGTGGCGGCCATGCTCGCCGGTTTCCTCGTCCAGCAGTTTTTCGTCGAGCCTCACGATGCCTTCTGGCCGGTGAGCGCCGGCCAATGGGTCGGTCTTGCGACCTTTCTCATCAATGCCGTGATCATCATCGGTCTGATGGAGACGATTATTGTCGCCTATGGCAGGCAGAGCCGCCTCCGCAGCGAGCTCAACAGCTTCAATGCGCGCCTTGAGGAAACGGTGGTGCAGCGCACTGCCGAACTCAGGCATGAGATGGAAGAGAATGCCGCCGCCCAGGCGCAGGTGCGCCAGTTGCAGAAGATGGAGACGATCGGTCAGCTCACGGGCGGGGTCGCCCATGATTTCAACAATATGCTGGCGATCATCATCGGCAATCTCGATCTCGCTCAGCGGCGGATGACCGGACACGAGGATCCGCGTCTGCTGAACTCCCTTCAGAACGCCAGAGACGGCGCCCAGCGAGCCGCGGTATTGACCGCACGTCTTCTGGCCTTCTCTCGTCAGCAGCCGCTGGCCCCGGAGGTGATCGACGTCAACAAGCTGGTCGGCGGCATGTCGGAGTTGCTGCGGCGCACGCTCGGCGAACATATCCGAATCGAGACCGTGCTTGCCGGTGGCCTCTGGCCGACTTTCGCCGATCTCAGCCAACTCGAAAACGCCATGCTGAACCTTGCCGTTAATGCGCGCGACGCCATGCCCGGCGGCGGCCATCTGACGATCGAGACCGCCAACACCGAACTTGACGAGCGATATTCGCGCATGCATTCGGAGGTCGAGGCGGGCCAGTATGTAATGATCAGCATCACCGACTCGGGAATCGGCATGTCGGCCGATGTAATCGACCGCGCCTTCGAACCGTTTTACACCACCAAAGGACCCGGCAAGGGAACCGGTCTCGGGCTAAGCCAAGTCTACGGCTACATCAAACAGAGCGGCGGCCACATCAAGATCTATTCGGAGATCGATCGGGGGACGACGGTGAAGATCTATCTGCCGCGTCATGTCGGCAAGGCGGATGCCCGCCTGGCCGCCGCCGGCGCCCAGCCGATTCCTCAGGGGAGCGTTAACGATACTATCCTGGTGGTGGAGGACGATGAACATGTCCGCACCATGACCGCCGAAAGCCTCCATGAACTCGGTTACAGCGTGTTGCAGGCGGCGAGCGGCGTCGAGGCGCTTCTCCTTTTGGAGGAGAACCCCGACGTCGATCTGATCTTCACCGATATCGTTATGCCGCAGATGAGCGGACGTCAGCTTGCTGATGCCGTTCAAGAAAGATGGCCGGCGATCCGGATTCTTTACACCACGGGTTACACGCGCAATGCCATCGTCCACAACGGCGTGCTCGACCACGGCGTCTCGCTGCTCGCCAAGCCATTCAGCCTGGAGCAACTCGCTCATAAGATCCGTGAACTCTTGAACGTGCCGGTGAGCACGGGAGATGAGGGGACGTGAAGTCGTGCAGGACTATGCGTCTCCAGCCTCAATCCCTTATTCGAGAACCTGGATCACGCGGTGTGTCTTCGGCTCAACGATCACGCGCCGCTCGTTGACAACGGTGTAGGCATAGCCGTCGACATTGGGCACGGTATGGACTTCAATAGTATCCGGCAGCGTCGCGCCAACCGTGATTTCGCCGTCATAGACGACGGATGGCGTGTTTTGCTCCATGACATAGGTGCGCACCTCGCCGGGCAGGACGACGGAACCGGTTGGTGCGGGATCGGTGACAACCACCGTGCTCTGTGCGAAGGCGGCCGAGCAGATGGTCAGCATGGCGGCCGTAGCCAGCATGATCTTGCGCATGGGATAATCTCCTTTTTGAACTCTGGACATCGAGGCAACGCCGGCCAAACCGCATAGTTCCGCTACCGCCTTGGCGTCGTGGGAAGGCCGGCGCGCCGATTGTTTGTTGCTAAACCGGTTTATGCACCATAGGGTTGAGCTGTCCGAATCACGTTCAATGCGAGTCGTCTGGTGGCATCAGGGTCGGGCTCTTTACCCTTCGTTAACCATGTCGGCGATTTATGTAAGGTGAACGGCCGGCTGGCCGCTGATTCGACGGTCCGTCGCGTTTCGGTCTGCGAATGGATATCTGGAAAGACGATTACGGCGGCTCGAGACATGCGCTTGGGGAAGACGATATCGCTGTTGGCCGTGGCGGGTCTGATGGCCGGCTGCACGTCGACAGGCGGTGTGCGACAGCCTTCCGGGCCGGAGACGGTGGCGCCTGAAAAGGCGCTGGTCCTGCCGCCGCCGGGCGGGCCGTCGATTGTCAACGTCGTCGAGCGCAAGCGCGGCAATGGCGTCGAGCAGACGATCTCGCTGTTCACCTCGTCTTCCGTACCCGGCCAGAATTTTCTGAAAGCCGAGTTCTTCGGCGCTTCCGGGGCCAATCCCGGGATGGGCAATGCCAGCTTCAGGATGATCAACGAGAGCGGCATTGCCCGCGAGGTGGCCCGTTCGGCTCCCGGCGTGCCGATGGCGACATCGGCGACCTTCCTGCAGAACGCCTATGGCCCCTTCGGCTATGCTTCCGGCCGAAGCCGCGCCGGCGATACCTGCATCTATGCCTGGCAGCAGATCCGCTCGAGCGCGGCCGCCAATACCCAGGCGCGCAATTTCGGCATGATCCAGCTGCGCCTGCGCCTGTGCGATGCTCGCGCAACCGAGCGCCAACTGCTCGGCATCGTCTACGGCTATACCATCACCGGCACCTTCGACGGCCCGACCTGGAATTCGTATGGTAACCCGCCCCCCGCCAGCGCGGCGCTCGGTCGTACCGGTGAACCGATCTATCCCGATGAGGGCGGATATCGCGCCAGCCCGATGCCGCTCGGCTATGAGCCGGCCCCTGCCGTAGTCCGCCTGCCGCGGACAGCTCCGGTTCGCAGCGCGCCAAGCCACCAACCGGTGCAGGACGCCGCGCCCTTGCCCACGCCGATCGGTCCGCGCGTGCCGCTGCCGAGCGAGGCGCCTCAGACGAGTGCCGCGCCGGATCCGGCCGCCGCGCCACTGGAACAATCGGCAAGAGCGATCGGCGTCACGGTGCCCTCGCCGGATTGCATAGGCGACGCGGCCATGACGACCGCCTGCCGGAGATAATGAGTGCCCGGAGCGCCGGGTGGCGCCCCAGTTGAGCAATTTCGAAGGAACGTCGATGCGCAAAGCCCGCAGTGTCTTCATATGGGCCGTTGTTTCGCTCTGCATGATCGTGCTGATCACTCTGCCGGTTAATCTGCAGACCCAGCTCATCACCAGCATTACGGTCGTCTCGGTGATGGCGCTCATTAAGATTCTGAAGGGCGAGGGGACATGGCGCTTGGTGGCGCTTGCCTTCGGAACGTCGATCGTGCTGCGCTACGTCTATTGGCGCACCACCAACACCCTGCCGCCGCTGAACCAGCCTGAGAATTTCATTCCCGGCTTGCTGCTCTACCTTGCCGAAATGTACAGCGTCGCGATGCTGGCGCTCAGCCTTTTCATCGTCGCCACACCGCTTCCGTCGCGCCCATCGCGAGCCGCCAATCCCGGGCGCTTGCCCCATGTCGATGTGTTCGTGCCTTCTTATAACGAGGATGCCGGCCTTCTCGGAAACACGCTGGCTGCCGCCAAGGCGATGGACTATCCGGCCGACAAGCTGCATGTCTGGCTGCTCGACGACGGCGGCACCATGCAGAAGCGCAATTCCGGCAAGTTGCTCGAGGCCCAGGCGGCGGCGGCCCGCCATGTCGAGCTGAAGCAGCTCTGCCAGGATCTTGACGTCACCTATCTCACGCGCGACCGCAACGAGCATGCCAAGGCCGGCAATCTCAACAACGGCATGAAACATTCGACCGGCGAACTCATCGCCGTTTTCGACGCGGACCACGCGCCGGCTCGCGATTTCCTGCTCGAGACGGTCGGCTACTTCGAAGACGACCCGAAGCTCTTTCTCGTCCAAACCCCGCATTTCTTCATCAATCCTGACCCGCTCGAACGCAATCTGCGCACTTTCGAAAAAATGCCGAGCGAGAATGAGATGTTCTACGGCATCATCCAGCGCGGCCTCGACAAATGGAATGCCGCCTTTTTCTGCGGCTCGGCTGCAGTCTTGAGCCGCAAGGCGCTCGAATCCCAGAACGGGTTTTCGGGCATCAGCATTACCGAGGATTGCGAGACGGCGCTGGCTCTCCATGGCAGCGGCTGGAACAGCATCTATGTCGACAAGCCGCTGATCGCCGGGCTGCAACCGGCCACCTTCGCGAGCTTCATCGGCCAGCGCAGCCGCTGGGCGCAGGGTATGATGCAGATCCTGCGCTTCCGCTTCCCGCTTCTGAAGCGCGGCCTGTCGATCCCGCAGCGCCTGTGCTACATGTCATCCACGCTGTTCTGGCTCTTCCCGTTCCCGCGCACGATCTTCCTGTTTGCGCCGCTCTTCTACCTGTTCTTCGACCTGGAAATTTTCACGGCCTCCGGCGGCGAATTCCTTGCCTATACGCTTGCCTATATGCTCGTGAATCTGATGATGCAGAATTACCTCTACGGATCCTTCCGCTGGCCCTGGATTTCCGAGCTTTACGAATATGTCCAGACGGTGCATCTGCTGCCAGCTGTCGTCTCGGTCATGCTCAATCCGCGGAAGCCGACCTTCAAGGTTACCGCCAAGGATGAATCGATCGCCGTCAGCCGCCTGTCGGAGATCAGCCGCCCCTTCTTCGTGATCTTTGCGGTGCAGATCATCGCGCTCGTCATAACCTTCTACAGGATCTATGCCGAGCCCTATAAGGCCGACGTCACACTTGTCGTCGGCGGGTGGAACATGATCAATCTGATCATGGCCGGCTGCGCACTCGGCGTCGTATCGGAACGTGGCGAGCGCGCGTTGTCCCGGCGCGTCCGCGTCAACCGGCGCTGCGAGTTCTATGCCAATGGCAAGTGGTATGCGGCCTCGATCGAGGACGTCTCCGTCCATGGCGCAAGGCTGCATATCTTTAACAAGCATCTCGATGAACTGCTCGTCGGCGCCCCCGGCGAGATGCGCTTCCGGCCCTATAGCGGTGCAGATCTCGAAACCCTGCCGCTGATCGTCCGCAACATCGAGCCATCAGGCGATATCAGCAATGTCGGCTGCCAATACGTGCCGAAAAGCGCGCTTGATCATCGCCTGATCGCCGATCTGATGTTTGCCAATTCCGATCAGTGGACCCAGTTCCAGGAATCTCGGCGCCGCAATCCGGGTCTCATTCGCGGCACCATCTGGTTTCTCGGCCTGTCCCTCTATCAGACCAGCCGCGGCCTGGTTTACCTCTTCCGCAGCATGCGGCCGGAGCGGGAGGCGCAGCAGCGGGCGGCAAAGGTCAATGCCGGATGAGAAAGATCGTCGCCGCCGCGCTCCTCCTGTTGCATGCCCCCGCTGTCACCCAGGCGCAGACGGCGCCCTTCGACATGTCCGGCGAGCGTCCGCCCGGCGCGTCTACTGCCCCGAGATTGACGCCGCCTGCTCCGCCCGCAGCGACGGCGCCAGTACCTGTCACGCCACCCATTTCCGTTGCGCCCGCACCCGCTCCTGCGCCGATCACTGTCGTGCCGCAGCCGGCAGCGCCGGCGCTTCAGCCCGGCGCGGCGAATGCCGCTTCGCAGCCGCGCCACCGCGATATCAGGCGTTAC
It includes:
- a CDS encoding integration host factor subunit alpha, whose amino-acid sequence is MTGKTVTRADLAESVFRKVGLSRTESAELVETVIDEICNAIVRGETVKLSSFATFQVRDKNERIGRNPKTGEEVPISPRRVMTFKASNVLKTRILKAHVARKIKLKPQNPAL
- a CDS encoding DUF1236 domain-containing protein → MRKIMLATAAMLTICSAAFAQSTVVVTDPAPTGSVVLPGEVRTYVMEQNTPSVVYDGEITVGATLPDTIEVHTVPNVDGYAYTVVNERRVIVEPKTHRVIQVLE
- a CDS encoding MerR family transcriptional regulator → MTLDKSPDAFRTISEVADDLDLPQHVLRFWETRFPQIKPMKRGGGRRYYRPEDVDLLKGIRHLLYDHGYTIKGVQKLLKTNGNKFVISVGHGDLASVEALASGAQEAGAGEPRVGMAEEDQIVGRAKPPITRRFFNFVAGDDEQPEVSIGKSSVGKEDRALLQEALYDLLECKRLLDQVR
- a CDS encoding ATP-binding protein; this translates as MDLLSATDWLRHRPGYTYPLAVAFVGLTFLLRLAASDYLSGFPFLSFLPAILLASFIGGAGPGFVAAMLAGFLVQQFFVEPHDAFWPVSAGQWVGLATFLINAVIIIGLMETIIVAYGRQSRLRSELNSFNARLEETVVQRTAELRHEMEENAAAQAQVRQLQKMETIGQLTGGVAHDFNNMLAIIIGNLDLAQRRMTGHEDPRLLNSLQNARDGAQRAAVLTARLLAFSRQQPLAPEVIDVNKLVGGMSELLRRTLGEHIRIETVLAGGLWPTFADLSQLENAMLNLAVNARDAMPGGGHLTIETANTELDERYSRMHSEVEAGQYVMISITDSGIGMSADVIDRAFEPFYTTKGPGKGTGLGLSQVYGYIKQSGGHIKIYSEIDRGTTVKIYLPRHVGKADARLAAAGAQPIPQGSVNDTILVVEDDEHVRTMTAESLHELGYSVLQAASGVEALLLLEENPDVDLIFTDIVMPQMSGRQLADAVQERWPAIRILYTTGYTRNAIVHNGVLDHGVSLLAKPFSLEQLAHKIRELLNVPVSTGDEGT
- the bcsN gene encoding cellulose biosynthesis protein BcsN; its protein translation is MRLGKTISLLAVAGLMAGCTSTGGVRQPSGPETVAPEKALVLPPPGGPSIVNVVERKRGNGVEQTISLFTSSSVPGQNFLKAEFFGASGANPGMGNASFRMINESGIAREVARSAPGVPMATSATFLQNAYGPFGYASGRSRAGDTCIYAWQQIRSSAAANTQARNFGMIQLRLRLCDARATERQLLGIVYGYTITGTFDGPTWNSYGNPPPASAALGRTGEPIYPDEGGYRASPMPLGYEPAPAVVRLPRTAPVRSAPSHQPVQDAAPLPTPIGPRVPLPSEAPQTSAAPDPAAAPLEQSARAIGVTVPSPDCIGDAAMTTACRR
- a CDS encoding outer membrane protein assembly factor BamE; amino-acid sequence: MSLKKRYFKSDMKLFSSAAIAFIIASTSVLSGCQTGTVLNGGYVVDQQSLNLVPEGSSREQVLLSLGTPSTTATFDGEVFYYISQRRTRAVAFQKLKVVDQTVLAIYFDKNGVVTRRANYTLQDGKVFDTISRVTPTGGKELTFLQQMLSGGSAASAARSLFGGGAGGTPQNPSSLR
- a CDS encoding response regulator, which encodes MKDIFIVEDDALIAMLLEDMLSDLGYQVRASAPDLERALAAARDAEFDAAILDVSLAGRSSLPVAKLLDERGKPYLYATGYGSAPEGSSPSALPVLRKPFQLSELEQAMKQLCGT
- a CDS encoding beta-ketoacyl-ACP synthase III: MIRSVVRGFGAALPKRVMTNRDMEAIVDTSDEWIVQRTGIRQRYVAGDDETTASLGEAAARAALANGDLTPADIDLIICATSTPDNTFPATSVNIQNRLGMSHGFAFDVQAVCTGFVYAVTTADAYIRGGLAKRVLVIGAETFSRILDWNDRTTCVLFGDGAGAIVLEAAEGEGTSADRGVLTAHLRSDGSHKDKLYVDGGPSTTGSVGKLRMEGREVFKYAVGMITDVIQAAFDSTGTTAEDLDWLVPHQANRRIIDGSAKKLNIDADKVVVTVDLHGNTSAASIPLALATAAGDGRIKKGDLVMLEAMGGGFTWGAVLLRW
- a CDS encoding DUF177 domain-containing protein; this translates as MKNDRDDVPFSYHVKVGHISANPVEVHIEADASELKALAGAWSVVSVDDLSADLQIARWKRDGVRIKGRVQAKIVQSCVVTLEPVEAVIDESFEQIFVPEGSKLARQPGNDAGEMLLDPDGPDLPETFVGDTIDAGEVVAEFAALAIDPYPRKQGVEFKGHIEDSGENDKKPSAFAVLKDWKKD
- the plsX gene encoding phosphate acyltransferase PlsX; its protein translation is MIRISLDLMGGDFGPQVVIPGAAKALDRHPDISFVFYGLKEQCDPFLAKFPKLKEKSVFHDCELAVSMEEKPSQALRRGRYVSTMWRSIEAVKTGDADVAVSAGNTGALMAMAKFCLRTMANIERPAIAAIWPTLKGESIVLDVGATIGADAQQLMDFALMGGAMARALFEIERPTIGLLNVGVEEVKGQEEVKEAGRLLREANIDSLEYSGFVEGNDLGKGTVDVVVTEGFSGNIALKTAEGTAKQIAEYLRAAMSRTLLARIGYLFAKSAFDMLREKLDPSKVNGGVFLGLNGIVIKSHGGANAEGIAAAIEVGYDMAKNGLNQKIENDLKKYHAKRLPPIGPEAA
- a CDS encoding ubiquinol-cytochrome C chaperone family protein, with the translated sequence MQQGRTPAGVKNEAFPEKTMILGLFRKKNNNQMIVDRQYAALTAAARMPDLYERLNVPDTVMGRFEMLSIVMILFFRRTRASAVSGQEIAQEIVDAFFQDIDYSIRELGIGDNSVPKRMKKLAGMFYGRLETYSKAMDAGDAEALALALTRNIYPETETPANMSGLANWMIAAESHLSAVPEELIASGSATLPRVA